The Bradyrhizobium betae genomic interval GGGGACGACCTGTGAACTTGATCGTCGTTTCAAATCGGGTTGCGCGCGGTAAACCCAACGAGCCGATGACGGGAGGCCTCGCGGCGGCCTTGCTTCCGGTCGTGGAAAATTCAGGTGCGATCTGGGTGGGTTCCTCCGGCCGCGTCCGTGACGGTCATCAGAAGGAGCCGTTCGCCGAGATCGAAGCGCTCGGCTCGGGCGCGATTGCGACGCTGGATCTGCCTGCGGCGCATTACGGCGGCTATTATGAAGGCTTTGCCAATTCGGCATTGTGGCCGGCGCTGCATTCGCGCAGCGATCTGATCCGCGTCTCGCGCGACGACTATGTCAGCTATCGCGAGGTCAACGCGTTCATGGCGCGCGCCTTGATGCGATTCCGGAAGGACCAGACCGCGTTCTGGGTGCAGGATTATCATTTCCTGGCGCTCGGTGCGGAGTTGCGCGATCTCGGCGTCGATGATCCGATCGGCTTCTTTCTGCACACGCCCTGGCCCGTGGCTGCGGTGATGCAGGGCGTGCCCAATCATCGCGAGCTGATCACGGCGATGCTCGCTTACGATCTGCTCGGCTTCCAGACCGACGAGGATTGCCAGAACTTCCTGGCCTATGCCGGCGGCGAGCTTGGTCTCACCGTCGAGGACAGCGTCGTCATTTCGCAGAATGGCCGCACGCGCTGCGAAGTCTTTCCGATTGGCATCGATGCCGAGAAATTTGCGCAATATGCCGCGAAGTCGGTCTCGCATCCGGACGTGTCGCGGCTGCGCCGCAGCCTCAACGGCGAGCGGCTCGCGATCGGCGTCGACCGGCTCGATTATTCCAAGGGCCTCGTCAACCGCATCAGCGCGTTCGACCGGCTCTGGACCGAGCACCCGCAATTCGCGCGCAGCATCTCGCTGCTCCAGATCGCCAACCCGTCGCGCGGTGCGATCGAGGCGTACGGCAATCTGCAGAACGACGTCGCCCGTCTCGTCAGCGACGTCAACGGCCGCCATGGCGAAGTCGACTGGACGCCGATCCGCTATCTCAACAAGGGTTTTAGCCAGGCCGTGCTCGCGGGCCTCTATCGCACCGCCCAGGTCGGCGTGGTGACGCCGCTGCATGACGGCATGAACCTGGTGGCCAAGGAATATGTCGCAGCCCAGAACCCGGCCGACCCCGGCGTGCTGGTGCTGTCGAAGTTCGCGGGCGCCGCCAACGAACTCGACACCGCGCTGCTGGTCAACCCGCACGACATCGACGGCATGGCGCGCGCGATCGCGGTCGCGGCCGCGATGCCGCTGACCGAGCGAAAGATGCGCTGGGAAGCGATGATGAAGAAGCTGCGCGGCCACACCATCCAGCAATGGTCGGCGGATTTCGTCGCGGAGCTGGAGAAGTGCCGGACCGAGAAGGCCGCAGTAGCTCCGCTGGCCGCCCAGCCGCCGCAAGCGCTACGCTGGCTGAAGTCGGCGATTTCCGGTGTAAGGCTGATTTAGTTCTGGTCTCCCTCGTCCCGCTCTTACGGGGAGAGGGGGAACGAGATCCTCAATAGCAATACGACACGCCGTCCAGGATCGCGCATTGCCGCTTGTTCGGCGCGTTCGGATCGTCCAGCGGCACCATGCCTTTGCCCTGGCCGACGAACACGCCGGGCCCGACATGCACCGAGCTCTTGTTGCCGATGATCACGCTCTGATGCGGCGTCGAGCTCGAGCGCGTCCCGTCCGGCCAGAGGATGGCATCGCCCGAAAGCAACCCGCGCCTCCCGTCGTCGCAGCTCACATCGACACCCTGCCGGGTGCAGATTTGCGCGAGCGCCGGCCCGGCAAAGGCGGAGCCAAGAGCCGAAATCAAGCTCAGGGCAGCGATCGTCTTGCGAATGGTCATGGCGTCCCCGGTCATGGTTGGCGGTCCTCAGTGAATCGTCGCGCCAAACCCGTCACAGGTTCAGCCGACGGCCGGCTCGGACGCCTCGATCGCCGTCATATATTCTCTTTAAAATACAATAGCTTGCGGAAAATTCACCCGATTTCCCCGCGATCCCTTGCAAAATCCCCGGCGCCCCTTCAAGAGAGGGCGCTCCGGAGAGATGGCCGAGTGGCTTAAGGCGCACGCTTGGAAAGCGTGTGTGCGGGAAACCGTACCGTGGGTTCGAATCCCACTCTCTCCGCCAGCCAGCCAAAGTCACTTCGTACTTCGATGTGGAAACAGGCCGAAAATCCGGCTGTTTTCCTGCGTTTTTCCCGCCAGAGAAGTCCCGTCGTCGGTCCAATTAGGCGTTCGATAGTCCCGGAGAACCGAATTTTCTCCGAATCTTCGTACCCCGCGACTCGGTCTAGTACGGCATTTTCCGGCAGACCAAGCGCTTATTGGGGAAGCGGTTTGGATCTCTCTCGCTCAACCAACAAATTGGCCATAGCGGAATTTGCGGGTTCGATACCTGCCGCCCCAGCCAGGCAGTCCGGCGTTTGCCTGGCCGTCACAGCCTCAGCGGAAATGGGCCGGGAATGCGGCCATTTCGCACATTCAACTTTGTCTCTGGACTCTCGATTAGTCGGTCTTGAGGTCGAAATCGCCAAAAGTCTCCGGACCTGCCCGCGAATATTCCCGTTTTGCAGAGACTAATGGCGGAGACCGGTTCGGTCACGACTGCCGCCCGAACTTGGCGCTCCATTCCGAACCGATCTCTGGTCTCAACTGCACCGAAAGGAAGCCTTGGCCCGGACTGTCCAGCGATGAGCGCAGTCCGACTTTCCCATTGATAAGGTTTTGAGAGAAAGCTTATCAGTAGAGGCGGAGTTGATACTCCAGCCTAGCGCTCGCAATTTCTGACAAGCGATGGCCTTCTGACACAAGCAGGACAGGCGTCGAAGATGCGGCCGAAATAGGAAAACTCGGCTAGACTTTCACGGGTTTCATCTTGCTGTCGCGTAATTTAATGGCCGCCTTCGATTTTAGATCAGCTTCATCCAGGCTCGCGATGAAAGCCGCCAGATGCTTCTCGCATTCAGTCGGTTCAGCCAAGGCTCCGCCTTTTCCCATCGGGCGATCATGACCAGTATAAGATGAAACCTCGGACATCCCATAATAGACCTGGCTGACAAGGTCATCGTCTATGACGGCCGCGTTCAGGCGCAATGTTTGCACCTGCGGCTGAAAACGAGAAATGACCTGAGCGAATAATCGCTCCTCGATAAATTTCTCCCAGGTCTCCCTCAGCCGGTCATAGAAGAAGCGCAGCTGCACCTCGTAGTCGGGGCTTGCATCTGCGTGCATCTTCTTCAGCCGGGCTATTTGCTCAGTTAGCCATTGGCGGCGGCCGGGCAAATGCTTGGCCAACCAGGGCTCCCCATCGGGATCGAGTGAGCCGAAGCCATTAGGGCCGCGCCGGATTCCCAGAACGCGGATCGGCGTACCGCTTTTCATCGCGTGGTATCGGGCTTCGGACAGGAAAACTAGATCGTGGGTGAAAACGATCACCTGGCGGTCTTTGGCTTCGGCTACCAGCCGTTCCGCCACTTTCTCCCGGCGTACGTGATCGAGTGACGACACCGGGTCGTCGATCACGATGGCATCTTTGCCGGGGTACATTTTCAGCTCTGCCATGAATGCAGCGAGCGCCACGGCACGGTGTTCACCTTCACTCAGCACGGCGGAAGTATCCGCAGCAAGGGTTGCACCGTTCAGCTTGATGCTGTGTTTGATCACCGCCTTCGACGTTCGGTCGGAGAGGTTAATTGGGATTGACGTAATTCCCAATTTCTTCTGTTCATCGATTAGCGCCGCGGAAAGCGCCTCCGTAACATGGGTTTTAAGCAGCTTGCTGCCCTGATCCGAAATGTCCTTGGTCGCGCATGCCTTCAATGCCGTCTGCAACTTCGCGATCTGTTGATGAATGCCGATGCGGCGTTTCAGCTCGACCTGGTTCTCATGAAGAGTTTTCCGTCCCGACAGCTCGGCGTGCTCTTTGCGAAGCGCATCGGCGGCACCGGTATCGGCGCTTGCGAGTGCTTTGGCATCCTTGGCCGCCGCCGTCAGCGATACGATTTCTGCGCGGAACTGCGCGTCAGGATTCACCGGCAACGCTGCTGATGCGTCCTCATCGTTCAGAAGCGCATGGCGACGCTTGAGGAGCGCGTCCCTATAGGTCGCGCTATCATCGACGAGCTGTTTGACTCTGGCAGTCAGGTTGTCGCGCGCCTCCGCAGTCAGTTCAGTGATCGGAAGGGTAACAGGGCGTATGGCAAGGAGGGCGGCATCCCTTGCGACTTCGGCGGCTGCTGCCTTCGCATTCATCGCGCCCGTCACGAAATTTGCGAACCGCGCAAACCGGTCTTGGGCGTCTGCGTCAAGAGTTTGCTGGCAGAGGACACATTGGGCGTCTGGTTTTACGACGGGAAAGGTTTCGCCTGGAAAGGCGTTTTGCTCGGAATAGGATTTGGCTGCATCGAACATAACGCGCCACGGACCCTCGCCCACGCCCTTCAGGGGGTCTTTCGCAAAGGCGGCAGAGGCACTGGCAGTAGACTGTGCCCGAAGGTCTTGCGCGCTCTTCTTCAGGGCGAGGATTTCAACGGCTTTCGGATCTGCAAGGGCGGTCGAGGCCTTCGCGATGCCGTTTGCATAAGCCTCCAGCGCCACGGCAATGCGTTCCAGACGTTGGGCCTCAGCCATGGGGTCTTTCAGCATTCCGGCGAGATCGATCAGCCGCTTGAGGTCGGCATCGGCCCAGACCGTGGCGGTCGCCAGATCGGCTTCTTTCTTCTTGCCGAGCTCTGCGACGAATTTCTCCGATGCGGTGCCGGCGGGGATCGGCGGCAGGACCCCAAGCAGCTGCTTGTCCAGCGCGTCGCTTTCTTCCTTCAGGCGAACGCGAAGCTTGTCGCATAGCTGGGCCAGTTTCTCGAAGCAGTCCAGATTATGCGGAATGATTTCAAGCCTGTTTTCGCCATCGACATGAATGCTAGCGCATTTGCTATCGAAAATGGCGAGCCTGCTGAGGACGTCTGCGGATGGTTTGCTGTCGTCCAGCCATTGCACCGGAGGTTGGGCTGTGGTGCCTTCATGCAAGGTAAAGCGTGCGCTCGCTGGAGACTTCGCTATGCCTGCCGAATAAACATCGGGAAGGATGCTCTCGTTATCACGGGCGCGTCCGGCTTTCTTGAGTATGCGGATGAACCCAGACTTTCCACTGCCGTTATCGCCATAAATCAACGTCAGGCCATCGGGCGACAGCGAAAGCGCGGCGTCCTTGGAAAGGCGATTTACATTCGTGATCGCGTCCAGCGCTGCGAGCCGCAGATTTGTTGCCGAACTCGATCGAACAGGAAGATGCTTCTTGTCGAGGGGGTCGAGGACCAATGCGGATGTCACGACATTATGTGCAGCCTTGAGTAACTCAAGGCACTCGTCCTCATCGGCTTTCGCAAAGGGCTTGGTCAAGAGCCGGCGCAGGGCATCCTGACGCCAGCCCGGCTGGCCCTTAGCCCACGCGAGGATTTCTTCAGACGGTTGCAGTGTCGCCATGGCCCAAAGAATCCTTCAACAACGAGTTGGTTTAAAATGACAGTGAAATTGACGTGAAAACTCACAATACTTGGCAAGAACTGTTGGAATTTCAGCCTGAAGCAACAGCGACCAGCGGCGCGTTCCGTTCGGCAGCAAAGTTCTGGCCGGGCAGCCTGATTGCAGAAACCTTGGCTCCAAGCGCCTTGTTGGCAATGTCAATCAGATGCTCATGATGCGTGAAGAAGAGAACCTGCGTTTTTCTGGCGAGTTCGCCAAGAACCCGGAAACCTGCAGCAGCGCGGTCATCGTCGAAATTGATGAAGAGATCGTCGGCGATAAAGGGTAGCGGTGGCGCGTGATCGAGATAGTCCTCAATGGCCGCCACGCGTAGCGCCAGATAGAGCTGGTCCGCGCTGCCGGTGCTCATTCCCGTTACTGACACGCTTTTCCCGTCATGACGCATACCTGCGAGACGCGCATTGTCATTCTGGTCGAATTCCAGTTGAAGGTCCGTAAAGGAATTGCCGGTCAGGATTGAGAAAAATTCACCGGCGCGCCGCAGAAGAGGGGCCTGTTTCTCACGGCGGTAGCGGTCGATAGCCCATTGAAGCAGGAGAGCTGAGGACCGAAGCCTGACATATTGCTCGGCGATTTCCTTCATTTCAGCCAGAGCGGATTGTCGGTCCGCAGCAGCACGGGCCGCGCCGTCGTTACCGCCGACGGCCTCGAATGCATGGCGTGCTGCAATCTCGGATTGCCGCGCCTCCATCAGTCGCTCGCGTAAGGATTGGAGCTCCTGCCCGATAGTTTCTTCGCGCGCAGCAAGCTGGTCCGGATTGGCAATCGCACATTCGTCTGTAAGCTCCGCGACAGAGAGTCCGTCACCATCACTGGCAATTGCCTCCGTGGCGGCATCAAGCTCCCGGCGCAAGCTCCGCATTTGATCGGAGCGGCCGATAGCTATGCGCAGGGCTTCAACAGTGCTCACTGCGGCGGCCTCCTGCAATTCATCGATAGTGCGGCGGGCACCGACCCGAGACTTATGGCACTCGTCGACTTTCTGTTGCTGCGCGCCTAATGCGGTCTCCTTGTCGGTGATAAGCTGGCGAACACGCGTAGCATCCTCTACACGACGTTCCAGTTCGAGAACGGCGTCGTCGGGGTCCATGTCCGACAATTGCGCGGCGATGGCTTGAACCAGATCGCTCACATCCTGCTCATACGCCGTTATGTCGCGTTCGATTTTGTCGATGCGTTCCTGCCGCAACTCGGTGATCTTTGCCGCGACCTCGCGCATGTCGTCGAAGACATTGAGCTGGGTGACAAGGCTTTCCGCGGCGGATGCGGGGTTGAGTGCCAGCGCGATGAGTGCGGTTGCAGATTGGTCCTGCCATTCGGAGAACCGGGTCTCCGCAGCCTGAAGGGATTTTCGCTTACGTTCCGTGTCGGCGTTGGCTTTCTTGATGGAGGCTTCAAGAGACCGCCTGTCTTCGGACTCTTTCTCGTGCCGTTTGTGTATGTCGGCAGCAAGCTCGATCAAGATGCGCAGCGGCTTGGAAGCATGTGTGCCCATTTCCATACCAAGGATGCCGAGTTCGTTGGACAGATGCGCTTTGTAGCTTTTCTCTTCGGAGCGATGCGCTGAAGCCTGGCTCGCGGCTGCAACTCCCTTGTCAGCGGATTGAACGATCTGGATCCGTATATCGATCCAGGCAAGCATTTCATCTGGCGAGAGGGGAGACAGGCCCGCGTTGTTCCAAAGGCCCTGCCAAACGCCTTCGTGTTTTTCCTGCTCTGCGACAAGAGCATCATTCTCGGCGCGCAGTACGACCAGAAGTTCCTGCTGTTCCGCAACCTGACGGGAAATCTCAGCCAGACGGGCCGTAGCCTCTGCCTTTTCGTAACGTCTGTCGGCGGCCTCATCGACTTGTTTGATAGCCCCTTCGTAGGCGTTCGATAGCGTGTCCCCGTGTTGATATCCATGAATTTCGGCGTCCGTAATCGGGGCCTGCTCCACATATTTTCGGCGGATGATCGACCAGCCAAGGTCGCGGCGTTCGCGCAATTTCTCGAACTCCTCCGGCGGTACTGCATGCTCGCTCGTGGCAATGCGTGTATAGGCCTTATTATGCCGGGCAAGCTCTTGTTCCGCGGAACGGACGCGTTCGTCGCAGGATTGCTTGCGGCGTTCAAAATCGCGGAGAGTATCGCGGTGAGACTGGACAGCATCCTTATGGGGCACCGTCATAATTAGAAGTCCGTCCACCGTTTCTGCCAACGGACGCAGGGTTTTCAGGAGCCGTTCGCACGCGGCATCCGCATCTTTTGCTTCGCGGTCGGCAGCGGCAATTCTGCCGCTAATGTCTCCCGCTTCGCGGCACGCCTTTATAGCAGCGCCCAGGGTAGAAATATCGACCGACACATCGGCTTCGTCCAACTCGCGCGTGAGGTCAGACGCTTTATCCTCAGCTTCTGCGATAGCCGTTTTGGCACCCTCAACCGCGGAATTCAGTTCACCCCGCAAATTCAACAACGAGCGTGCGCTTGTCAGCTTGGGCCGGGTTGGAATACGGCGCATGATTGCGGCGCTGTCGTCTACGTCCCATTCGAGCTCAGACGCAAGCCGCGCCAAATGGGCCTCCGCGATTGTCAATTCAGTGCGGCGTTTGGGCAGGTCGGTCCTGCCGAGGCGTATTTGAATGCGACGTTCGTGCAGCCGGGCGATGTCGTCCGCCCGCATCAATAGCGGTTCTTCGTAAGAAAGCGCCGACCTTTCCTTCTGCAGCTTCTCGATTTCTTCCGTCAGTGTTTCGATGCGCGTGTTAGCGGTTCCGTCATCTTTGATCGCTTCGTCCAGCGCAGCGGCCGCCCCTTCGGGCAGAAGAAGCGCGGTTCCCAAAGCTTCGATGTCGGCGGCAAGCTGGGCGCGTTTGCGAACATCACGAAACACACGGCGAACGCGGTTGAGTTTACGTAGCTCCGCCGATTTGCCCTCGATGGCTGTCTCGACGCCGCTGTAAGCCGAATTCGCGTCTTCGAGCGCGGTTTTCAGCTCCTGCCACTTGGCCGCCGTTACGGTATGTTCTCGTAGAGCAGCATCCGCGGCCTTCAGCTTGTCGTCCGTCTGATAGTATTTTCTGTGCGCGGCACGGCGGCTTGCCCATAGCGTATCGGCCTCTTCATCAATCGCCTTTCGGCGATCCCGCAAACCGACAATGCCGGCACCAGCCGAGAACAGCATCTGTCCGACATCGTCCTGGGCTTGAAGAATTTCCTGTCCGCCGCTTTTCAGGCGTTCATGATCAAGACAGAACATTCGCGTGAAAAAGGCTTTATCGGCCCCCGCGAGCATACCTGCGAGTGCGGCATCACCCGCAGGGAGAGGTGTGCCGCTCTTGTCGAGAAGCGTGTCGCGATTTCCTTTGCGGCGCCGCACTTCCAATGTTTCTGCACCACTTTCCAGCAACGCGCCCACGCGCATGGAATTATAGTCGTGGAGAAAATTACGGGGCGAATTGTGCGGTATGCCGAAAAACAGATCTTCGATAGCCGAGAGAGCCGTGGATTTTCCGGCCTCGTTCGGGCCGTAGATAACGTGAAGATCCGGCTGGGCAGCAGGCAGTTGAAAGTCGGTATCGGTAAAATGGCCATATCGGAGCAAGTCGAGGCGGCGGATGCGCATGGTTACATCCCTTCCGCTGCAAGGCGGGTTGTAAGGTCGTTGCCGATGCGGTCCATGAGACTCTTGTAATTGCCGTCCGAAACGTCTTTGAGCGCACCATCTTCAAGCTCAACGCGAAGCTCATGAGGCAGCTTCCTGACCAGTTCGCCGATCGCGGTTTCCATTTGCTCGACCAACTGGGAATCGGCTGACGCTTGTTCGATGATCCTTTGCAGATCGCCCAGCGCATCGGCGCGCAAAGCTCCTGCGGAATTGCCGACGGGTTCGGTCTTGATCACGATGCGCTCGATCCAGGCGGCTTCCTCGCCAAGCGATAGAGCCGAGGACCGTGCTTCGGCGGTAATCCGCTCGACCGATGACAATAACGGACCGTGAAGCTCTGTCTTTCCGGTCAACTCAATGCGGCATGCTAGCAAGCGTCCTTCGGCATCGTTCTCCACGGCGTGTACGATAACCGCGCGGATGCGA includes:
- a CDS encoding ATP-binding protein, coding for MRIRRLDLLRYGHFTDTDFQLPAAQPDLHVIYGPNEAGKSTALSAIEDLFFGIPHNSPRNFLHDYNSMRVGALLESGAETLEVRRRKGNRDTLLDKSGTPLPAGDAALAGMLAGADKAFFTRMFCLDHERLKSGGQEILQAQDDVGQMLFSAGAGIVGLRDRRKAIDEEADTLWASRRAAHRKYYQTDDKLKAADAALREHTVTAAKWQELKTALEDANSAYSGVETAIEGKSAELRKLNRVRRVFRDVRKRAQLAADIEALGTALLLPEGAAAALDEAIKDDGTANTRIETLTEEIEKLQKERSALSYEEPLLMRADDIARLHERRIQIRLGRTDLPKRRTELTIAEAHLARLASELEWDVDDSAAIMRRIPTRPKLTSARSLLNLRGELNSAVEGAKTAIAEAEDKASDLTRELDEADVSVDISTLGAAIKACREAGDISGRIAAADREAKDADAACERLLKTLRPLAETVDGLLIMTVPHKDAVQSHRDTLRDFERRKQSCDERVRSAEQELARHNKAYTRIATSEHAVPPEEFEKLRERRDLGWSIIRRKYVEQAPITDAEIHGYQHGDTLSNAYEGAIKQVDEAADRRYEKAEATARLAEISRQVAEQQELLVVLRAENDALVAEQEKHEGVWQGLWNNAGLSPLSPDEMLAWIDIRIQIVQSADKGVAAASQASAHRSEEKSYKAHLSNELGILGMEMGTHASKPLRILIELAADIHKRHEKESEDRRSLEASIKKANADTERKRKSLQAAETRFSEWQDQSATALIALALNPASAAESLVTQLNVFDDMREVAAKITELRQERIDKIERDITAYEQDVSDLVQAIAAQLSDMDPDDAVLELERRVEDATRVRQLITDKETALGAQQQKVDECHKSRVGARRTIDELQEAAAVSTVEALRIAIGRSDQMRSLRRELDAATEAIASDGDGLSVAELTDECAIANPDQLAAREETIGQELQSLRERLMEARQSEIAARHAFEAVGGNDGAARAAADRQSALAEMKEIAEQYVRLRSSALLLQWAIDRYRREKQAPLLRRAGEFFSILTGNSFTDLQLEFDQNDNARLAGMRHDGKSVSVTGMSTGSADQLYLALRVAAIEDYLDHAPPLPFIADDLFINFDDDRAAAGFRVLGELARKTQVLFFTHHEHLIDIANKALGAKVSAIRLPGQNFAAERNAPLVAVASG
- a CDS encoding AAA family ATPase; this translates as MATLQPSEEILAWAKGQPGWRQDALRRLLTKPFAKADEDECLELLKAAHNVVTSALVLDPLDKKHLPVRSSSATNLRLAALDAITNVNRLSKDAALSLSPDGLTLIYGDNGSGKSGFIRILKKAGRARDNESILPDVYSAGIAKSPASARFTLHEGTTAQPPVQWLDDSKPSADVLSRLAIFDSKCASIHVDGENRLEIIPHNLDCFEKLAQLCDKLRVRLKEESDALDKQLLGVLPPIPAGTASEKFVAELGKKKEADLATATVWADADLKRLIDLAGMLKDPMAEAQRLERIAVALEAYANGIAKASTALADPKAVEILALKKSAQDLRAQSTASASAAFAKDPLKGVGEGPWRVMFDAAKSYSEQNAFPGETFPVVKPDAQCVLCQQTLDADAQDRFARFANFVTGAMNAKAAAAEVARDAALLAIRPVTLPITELTAEARDNLTARVKQLVDDSATYRDALLKRRHALLNDEDASAALPVNPDAQFRAEIVSLTAAAKDAKALASADTGAADALRKEHAELSGRKTLHENQVELKRRIGIHQQIAKLQTALKACATKDISDQGSKLLKTHVTEALSAALIDEQKKLGITSIPINLSDRTSKAVIKHSIKLNGATLAADTSAVLSEGEHRAVALAAFMAELKMYPGKDAIVIDDPVSSLDHVRREKVAERLVAEAKDRQVIVFTHDLVFLSEARYHAMKSGTPIRVLGIRRGPNGFGSLDPDGEPWLAKHLPGRRQWLTEQIARLKKMHADASPDYEVQLRFFYDRLRETWEKFIEERLFAQVISRFQPQVQTLRLNAAVIDDDLVSQVYYGMSEVSSYTGHDRPMGKGGALAEPTECEKHLAAFIASLDEADLKSKAAIKLRDSKMKPVKV
- a CDS encoding trehalose-6-phosphate synthase, yielding MNLIVVSNRVARGKPNEPMTGGLAAALLPVVENSGAIWVGSSGRVRDGHQKEPFAEIEALGSGAIATLDLPAAHYGGYYEGFANSALWPALHSRSDLIRVSRDDYVSYREVNAFMARALMRFRKDQTAFWVQDYHFLALGAELRDLGVDDPIGFFLHTPWPVAAVMQGVPNHRELITAMLAYDLLGFQTDEDCQNFLAYAGGELGLTVEDSVVISQNGRTRCEVFPIGIDAEKFAQYAAKSVSHPDVSRLRRSLNGERLAIGVDRLDYSKGLVNRISAFDRLWTEHPQFARSISLLQIANPSRGAIEAYGNLQNDVARLVSDVNGRHGEVDWTPIRYLNKGFSQAVLAGLYRTAQVGVVTPLHDGMNLVAKEYVAAQNPADPGVLVLSKFAGAANELDTALLVNPHDIDGMARAIAVAAAMPLTERKMRWEAMMKKLRGHTIQQWSADFVAELEKCRTEKAAVAPLAAQPPQALRWLKSAISGVRLI